The following coding sequences are from one Cygnus atratus isolate AKBS03 ecotype Queensland, Australia chromosome 15, CAtr_DNAZoo_HiC_assembly, whole genome shotgun sequence window:
- the CLEC19A gene encoding C-type lectin domain family 19 member A, which yields MGWGRAVCALLAAGLLAAGAFPQTNIKISQALPEPVHAYSCPLFWTEYEGHCYRYFPINKTWAEADLYCAEFSIGIRSAKLASIHSWEENVFVYDLVNSRVPGIPTDIWTGLNDLRQEGNFEWTDGSSYDYNYWDGSQPDDGIHSIPEEEDCVQIWYRASSALRSWNDNACSRAFPFVCKIPSLALD from the exons ATGGGCTGGGGCCGCGCCGTGTGCGCGCTGCTGGCCGCCGGGCTGCTGGCCGCCGGGGCTTTCCCCCAGACCAACATCAAGATCAGCCAAG ccctgccggaGCCCGTGCACGCCTACTCCTGCCCTCTCTTCTGGACGGAGTATGAAGGCCACTGCTACCGGTACTTCCCCATCAACAAAACCTGGGCTGAAGCCGACCTCTACTGTGCTGAGTTCTCCATCGGCATCAGGTCAGCGAAGCTGGCCTCCATTCACAG ctgggaagaaaatgtctttgtgtACGACCTGGTGAACAGCCGTGTGCCCGGCATCCCCACCGACATCTGGACGGGGCTCAACGACCTGCGGCAG GAGGGTAACTTCGAGTGGACGGATGGCTCCTCCTACGACTATAACTACTGGGACGGCAGCCAGCCCGACGACGGCATCCACTCCATCCCGGAGGAGGAGGACTGCGTGCAGATCTGGTACCGGGCCAGCAGCG CGCTGCGCTCCTGGAATGACAACGCCTGCAGCCGAGCCTTTCCCTTTGTCTGCAAAATCCCCTCACTGGCCCTGGACTGA